The following nucleotide sequence is from Synechococcus sp. CBW1004.
CCAGAAGGGGAGTCAGGGCCACGAAGGTCCTGAGGGCCACCGAAGGGGAGGAGGGTGCTGCCATCAGAACCACTCGGCGACGGCCTGGCTGGCCGGATTGCTGTTGTCCTCGGGTGTGGTGCGGCGGAACTCGAGGGTGATGTTGCGTCGCTGCTCGCCATCGGCGGCGATGGCCTCGATGGGATAGAGCTGCTGTCCGTCGCGGAAGGGGACCTGGATGCGGAAGGTGCCGTCGGGTGAGAGGGGGACGTCCTCGCCGCCGATGGTGAGGCGTGCGGCGGGATCGGTGGCGCCGTAGACGATGAGCTCGGCGTCGGCGACGAGCCAGAAGGAGCGCTGGCGGGGCGGGAGGCCTGCGCCGGACTCGCTGCGACCGGAGGCCCAGACGCCTGCGGCGGAGGCGGAGAAGCCCTCACCGGAGAGGGAGGAGTCGTGTTCGGCGAATTCATGGAAGGCCTCGGAGCCGCGTCCGAGGCGTCGCCAGCCTGTGGTGGCGGATTGATAGAGGCGCTCGTGGAGGCCGGTGTCTGCGGCGGCGGGAGTCAGGGGAGCGGGAGCAGGGGCGTTGCCGGGATCGAGGGAGAAGGGGACGAACTGATCGAGGATCTGCTCGGAGGGATGGAGAGCGGGGACGCGGGCGACGGAAGAGAAGGCGAGGGAGATCCAGCCGCCGGCGGCACCCTTGCGGTAGCCGAGCTCGACGCGGTAGTCGCGATCGGAGAGTGGAACGGGGAGATACCACTCGCAGGCGTGGGCATCGACGACCACTTCCTGAAGGGTGTGGGGGTGGGCGGAGCCGGGAGCGAGGCCTGTGACGTCGGCGACGCGGAGACAGAGCTGAGAGGCACCGGCGGCGAGGGCCTGGTCGCGGTCAGCGTCGGCGATGTCCCAGAAGACGTAGGCCCACTGGGGATCGCGTGGGAGGAAGACGACGCGGGTCTCGGCGTCGGAGCGCTGAACGGGGGCGGCCATCGGGGGCTCGTCGCGCATCAGGCTTTCGATCGGCAGATCGCTGTCTTCCTGGCGGGCACTGATCGCCTCGAGCAGTTCTTCCTTGGTCTTGCGGCTGTACAGCGTGACGCCGAGTTCGCTCGCGATCTGGCGCAGTTGACGCAGGGTCTGCGTAGCCAAGGACGAAAGCGGCGACTGGCCCACAGTGAAGATTTCGTTTGGGATCAGTCTGGCTGAGTTTGCCCAGGGTCGCTGTGCTGGGTCGGGAGGTCGTCAGGGACCACTGACCGCGCTGATCCCACGCAAAAGGGTGCCCGTCCAGCGGACGGACACCCCCGGTCGGTGTGTGTTGCCTGCCCCTGAGGTCGCCTCAGCGGCTGATGCTGCGGTAGGGGACCTTGGAGAGGTAGTCCATGCCGGTGTTGCCTTGGGCACTGCCGACGCCACGCAGGGCGGGCAGGGTGCGAACCCAGGGGAGGTAGTCCTCGGGGAAGCCACCGCGACGTTGCTGGGCACGCTGCGGGAAGGCCTTGGCAGTACCGGTGTAGACGATCTGCGGGAAGCCGAAGATGCCCCGGTAGTACTCGTCGTAGCGGGGGGAGGTGAGGTTGAAGGGAGTTTCGCCGACCTCGCGGGAGCCGACCACACGATTGCGGTGGTACGGGACGGTGTCGTAGCCGAAGGCGTCGAGATACTCCTGGGAGTCAAGGATGTCGTCGACCATGCCGCGGACGCCGCGGGTCATCAGCACGGCGGACCAGGCGATCTCCTCGGACTTGCCGTGGGTGGGACGACCCAGAAGCTTCTCCACGAGGTGGCGGGCCACCTTGTAGTTGTTGTTGAGGTTGTAGAAGCTGCGGGTGAAGGTGTCCGACAGGCAGAGCGAGCGGATGAAGTCACGCACGGTGATCTGACCGTCGCGCAGCTGGCTCTCCAGGGTGCGGTCGCGGTCGACCTTGAAGGCGTGGAAGAAGATCTGGCGGTAGGCGCTCTCAATCACGAAGTTCTGATCTTCGCGATCCATGGCCTTGTCCATGGACGCGGCGCGGGGATCCTCGTCGGAGCCCACCCGGAGGGCATCGACCCGGGAGTTCTGGGAGGTGGGGGCGTACTTGAGGAGGGGAAGAGCCACGCGGGGTCCGGTCATCCGTCGGACGAGATCGTAGAAGTGCGCTCGCGGTGGGGTCTCCGGGCTCGCGTCAGGACTCACAGTCCGTAACGTTGGCCACCGTCGCGCCCGGGGCCGGCGCTCACCAGCCCAGGGCTGTCAGGGGTGCGTCCTTGCCGGTGGTCGTCACCGCGGCGCCGGGCTCGCCGGCCTCCATGGCGGTGATGCGGGTCTCGACGCAGAAGGAGGCGGTGTTGGAGAGTCCCTGCACGGTGCTGGTCCGCAGGCGCACGTCGGGCCCGGCGAAGCTGAAGCGCTCCAGGGACTGCATCGTCTCGTATTCGGTGGTCAGCAGCAGCCCGTCGCGCTCGTCCATGGCGAAGCGGCCGGCCACAGGCGCCGTCTCGGCGTAGCCGCGGTCGCGCAGCAGCAGGCCGGCGCGGCCGCGGTCGTCCAGGGGGATCAGCCCGAAGACGCTCTCGCCTTCATGGGCCTCGCCGGCCTTGTCCCAGGCCATCGAGCCGCTCCAGGTGACGCGGCAGCCGCCCACGAGGGCGCCTGGGTCCTGGCCATGCAGCGTGGCGATCGCCTGCAGCCGCGGGTCGTCCGGCTTCAGCTCCACCACCTCGATCCAGGAGCCGCCCGCTTCGGCGCGGCGGTGCAGCAGATGATGGCTGCTGCGCTGGGAGCGCCAGCGGCCGCAGCTGAGGCGGAAGAAGTGGAGGGCGTCGGGGATGGATCCGCTCACGGGAAGCCTCGGGGCACGGCTCGATGTTCAGCATGATCGCAATGCGGCAGACCGGAGTGGGGCTGGCCCTCGCTGCCGGCTCGCCCGGCCGGATGCGGAGCGATCCCCCTCGGATGGCGGCCGCTGTGCCTCGAAGAGGGCTGAGGCCCGGTTCAGGCTCGGTTCCGCGGGTGGCCGTGGTGCGTCATGGATGGGGGCCGCCGGCGAGGCGGCAATCGGCCTGTCGGCGGGCCCAGCGCTCCAGGTCGTCGAGCTCCAGATCCAGAGCCATGCGCGATGGGCCGGCGATCGCCCGCAGCTGATCGGCGACATGCAGCATCTGGGCGCTGAAGGCCTCGGCGAAGGGCTGATCTCCTGCGGTGGCGTCCTGCTCGAGCACCCACCTGCGGATGGCCTCGCTGCTGGGAGGGTTTCCCTGACGGCGGCCGGCGATCTGCTGCAGGGTGCGCAGGCCGTGGGCCAGCAGCCGCAGGTGGTGGCGTTCCAGCGCGGGCAGCAGAGTGGCCTCGAGGCCGGCGAGTTCGTCGGGCGTGAGCATCCGCTCAGGCGCTGACGTGGCCCGGGGAGAGGCGGAAGCCGCAGAAATGGTCGTCCTCCAGCCGCCAGTGCACCCGCTCCACCTGGCAGTCGGGGAAGGTGTGGCGGATCAGCTGGAGCTCCTGGTCGCAGACCATCGGGAACTCCTCGGCGATGCGCATCACCGAACAGTGGAATTCGCTGAGAATCCAGCCCCCCTGGTGGGGTGCGGCGCTGCTCGGCAGCTCGGCATCGGCCCGCAGTTCTGCCACGTATCCCTCCTGACGTCGGAGTTCGACAAGCCGCTCGAGGCGTTCGTGCAGGGTGCCCTCCCCGATCCGCTGGCGATAGAGCGTCGCCTTGGAACGGGCCTGATCATTCAGGAGGGCTCGCAGTGTCTCGGGGGGAAGGCTGCTGGAGATCGACTGCAGCAATCCAAGGGCGAAATGCTCACTACCGTCGGGGAAGCGTTCATGCCCCTGGGCGGTGAGGTGCCAGCGGTTGCTGGGGCGGCCGGGGCCGTCGTGGGAGGAGCAGGCTTCCACGAGCCCGTCCTCTTCGAGACTGCGTAGGTGACGTCGCATCACCTGCACCGAGACGCCCAGGCGATGGGCCAGGTCGGCGGCGGTGGCTTCACCTTCGCGCAGGAGAAGAGTGAGGGCTGCCTCGCGGGTGGTTGCCTGGCTCGTTGTTCCGCCTGAGCCGGAAGGTTGCGGAGTGGGAGTGTCGTTCCCGGCGGGGACTGCCGCCACCATGCCGGGCGCCGGGACGGTGGCGGATTCGATTCCAGTGGGCGGCGGGACGCTCATGGCGGGGGCGGAACGCCTTCACCATGCCACGCGTTCATGGCAACTGGCGTGGATGGTCCTGTCGATGTGCGAGGCCGGCGACGGGGCTGAGGCTCCGGTCGCCCGGCGCGCCCAGGACGTGACGGTGGGCACAATGACCAGCTGCACCCGCGCATCGCTTCAGTGCCCTATGGTCTGACTAACGAAACCCTGGCGTTTCGTAAATGGTCACCCGCAGGTTCCGCTGACGCGATCCCGCCTGCCGCTGCCCCCTGACCCCGTCCCCATGTCCGACGCCGCCACTGGCTCCAGTGTCAACGCCTCCAGCGCCGCGCCTGCTCCTCAGGCGTCCGACAGCCTGGAGGTGATCCGCAAGTTCGCCGAGACCTACGCCCAGCGCACGGGCACCTATTTCTGCAGTGACCCCGGCGTCACCGCCGTGGTGCTTGAGGGTCTCGCGCGCCACAAGGATGAGCTGGGCGGCGCTCTCTGCCCCTGCCGGCACTACGAGGACAAGGAGGCTGAGGTGGCCCAGGCCTTCTGGAACTGCCCTTGTGTGCCGATGCGGGAGCGCAAGGAGTGCCACTGCATGCTCTTCCTGACGGAGGACAACCCCTTCCGTGGCGAGAAGCAGACCATCTCGATCGAAGAAATCCAGTCCCACGTTGCCGGCTGAAGCCGTTGCCCCGATGAGTTCTCCCGCAGCCAGCGTCGGCGATCTGGTCAGCCAGCCGTACAAGTACGGGTTTGTCACCGACATCGAAACCGAGAAGATCGCCAAGGGTCTCAGCGAGGATGTCGTCCGGCTGATCTCCAGCAAGAAGCAGGAGCCTGCCTTCCTGCTGGACTTCCGACTGCGCGCCTACCGCCAGTGGCTGCAGATGCAGGAGCCTGACTGGGCGGCGCTGGGCTATCCGGCGATCGATTACCAGGAGATCATTTATTACGCCGCCCCCAAGCAACAGGCCAAGAAGGCCAGTCTCGATGAGGTGGACCCCAAGCTGCTGGAGACCTTCGACAAGCTCGGGATTCCGCTGAGCGAGCAGAAGCGTCTCTCCAATGTGGCCGTCGATGCGGTGTTCGACAGCGTTTCGATTGCCACCACCTACAAGGAGAAGCTGGCTGAGCATGGCGTTGTCTTCTGCTCGATCAGCGAGGCGGTGAAAGAGCATCCCGAGCTGATCGAGAAATATCTGGGCACCGTCGTTCCCAGCAATGATAACTATTTTGCTGCCCTCAACTCAGCGGTGTTCAGCGATGGCTCCTTCGTCTTCATACCCAAAGGGGTGGAGTGCCCGATGGAGCTGTCCACCTACTTCCGCATCAATTCAGGCGACACCGGTCAGTTCGAGCGCACGCTGATCGTCGCTGAGGAAGGCGCGTCGGTCAGTTATCTCGAGGGCTGCACGGCGCCGATGTTCGACACCAACCAGCTGCACGCGGCGGTGGTGGAACTGGTGGCGCTCGACGACGCCTCGATCAAGTATTCCACCGTGCAGAACTGGTACGCCGGTGATGAGAATGGTGTCGGTGGCATCTACAACTTCGTCACCAAGCGTGGTCAATGTCGTGGTGCCCGTAGCCGGATCAGCTGGACCCAGGTGGAAACCGGCTCGGCGATCACCTGGAAATATCCCAGTTGTGTGCTCCAGGGCGAGGACTCCGTGGGAGAGTTCTATTCGGTGGCGCTCACCAACAACCGCCAGCAGGCCGACACCGGCACCAAGATGATTCATGTCGGCCCGCGCAGCCGCTCGACGATCGTCAGCAAGGGCATCAGCGCCGGTCAATCGAGCAACAGCTATCGCGGTCTGGTGCAGATCGGCCCCAAGGCTGTGGGGGCCCGCAACTACAGCCAGTGCGATTCGATGCTGATCGGTGATCGCGCCGCCGCCAACACCTACCCCTACATCCGCTCGCAGCAGCCCAGCGCGAACGTTGAGCACGAGGCCAGCACCTGCCGCATCTCCGCCGATCAGCTGTTCTATCTGCAGAGCCGCGGCATCGGCTTCGAAGAGGCGGTGTCGATGATGGTGAGCGGCTTCTGCCGCGATGTGTTCAACCAGCTGCCGATGGAATTCGCCGCAGAGGCCGACAAGCTGCTGGCCCTCAAGCTGGAAGGGTCGGTGGGCTGATCACCAGCCCATTCGTCATCTCTCCTCTCGCCCTGACTGCCACCCCGGCGTCCTTCCTTTCTCTCCTCTTCGCCTTCCCCGCCGCCGTGATTCGCCCCGACGCTCCGGTCCTGCTCGAGATCCGTGATCTGCACGCCCGCGTGGAGGATCAGCCGATCCTCCATGGCGTCAATCTGACCCTTCGTGCCGGGGAGATTCATGCCGTGATGGGCCGCAACGGCAGCGGCAAGAGCACCCTCTCCAAGGTGCTGGCCGGCCACCCCGCCTACAGCGTCACCTCCGGTTCGGTGCTGTTCCAGGGAGAGAATCTGCTGGAGCTCGATCCCGAGCAGCGGGCACGCATCGGCCTGTTCCTGGGCTTCCAGTACCCGATCGAGATTCCCGGCGTCAGCAACCTCGAGTTCCTGCGGGTGGCCACCAACGCCCGCCGCGCCCAGAAGGGTGACGACGAGCTCGATACCTTCGCCTTCGAGGATCTGGTGCGCGAACGGCTGGCGGTGGTGCAGATGGATCCTGCCTTCCTGGAGCGCTCCGTGAATGAAGGCTTCTCCGGCGGCGAGAAGAAGCGCAACGAGATCCTGCAGATGGCCCTGCTGGAGCCGCTGGTAGCGATCCTCGATGAAACCGATTCCGGCCTCGACATCGATGCCCTGCGCATCGTCGCCGGTGGCGTCAACCACCTCGCCAGCCCCGACAACGCCACGTTGCTGATCACCCATTACCAGCGACTGCTGGATGTGATCACGCCCGATTACGTGCATGTGATGGCCAAGGGCCGCATCCTGCGCACCGGTGGCAAGGAGCTGGCTCTGGAGCTCGAAGAGCGCGGCTACGACTGGGTGGATCAGGAGCTCGCCGCCCTGGAGGTGGCCTGATGGTGGCCGCATCCCTCTCCCGACCCGCCGCGGCGCCGGCCTGGAGCCAGGCTCTGCTGCAGGCCCTGCCTGCTCCTGCCGGTGTTCTGGCCCCGGTGCAGCAGCGTGGCCGTGATGCCCTGGCGGCCCTGCCCCTGCCCTCCAGGCGCGATGAGGCCTGGCGGTTCACGCCGCTGGAGGTGCTCACGGCCCTGGATCCATCCCTGCTCACCCTCGGCGCCGAGCCTCCGGTCTCGCTGCCGGCGGCGGCCAGTGGCACGGTTCGACTCGTGCTGGACGGCCGCGGCGATCCGCTCGCCGGCGTGACCCTGCCCGAGGGCCTCTCCCCGCTGAGTGAGGCGGAGCTGCAGCAGCGGCTCGGCCAGACCCTCGAGGCCAACGGCTGCCGTGAGGCCTGGCCGGTGCTGCTCAACAAGGCCGCCGCCGGTCAGCTGCTCGCCCTGCGGGTGCAGGGACCGGTGCAACCGGTTCTCGAACTCGTGTGTGACGCAGGCGGTGAAGCCTGCCTTCTCCCCGTGCGCATCCTGCTGGTGCTGGAGGCGGGTGCCAGCCTTGCGGTGTTGCAGGTGCACCGCAGCCGGGGGGCCAACCTCAGCAGCGTTGTTGTTGAAGCCCAGCTTGGCGAGGGCGCCAGGCTGCAGCACGGCCTGCTCGCCCACGGCCACAGCGAAGCTGCGCTGCTGGCGCACCTGGCCGTATGCCAGGAGCCTGGCAGTGAGCTCAGTCTCAGCTCGGCGACGGCCGGCTGGGGCCTGCTGCGTTTCGAGCCGCGGGTGCAGCAGGCCGGCGGCCAGGCCCAGACCACCCTGCGCGCCCTGCAGCTGGTGAGCGGCCATCAGCTGGCCGACACCCACAGCCAGGTGGCGTTTGAGGGACCCGAGGGGCGTCTCGATCAGCTGCACAAGGTGGTGGCCGGCGATGCCGGTCGCAGCGTGTTCAACGGCGCGGTGCGGGTTCCCCGGGCCGCCCAGCGCACCGATGCCTCCCAGCTGAGCCGCAGCCTGCTGCTCAGCGAGCGCGCCCGGGTCGATACCAAACCCGAGCTGGAGATCGTGGCCGACGACGTGCGTTGTGCCCACGGCGCCACCGTCAGCCAGCTGCAGCAGGATGAGCTCTTCTACCTGCAGAGCCGCGGTATCGGCGCCGATCGGGCCGCTGCCCTGCTCCTGCGCGGCTATTGCGAGGAGATCCTGCGCAGCCTGCCTTCCGCTGCTGCCGCCTGGCAGCCCCTGCCCACCCTGCTGGGGGAGACCACCGACTGATGACGCTCACCCCCACCGCCCGTTCTGAGGAGGCCTCCGGCCCCGTGTGCAGGGACACCGAGACCCTGGCTGAGTCCGCAGCGGCCCAGGCTGCTGGGATTGCAACCGGATCCCCGGCAGATGCCGCCGGCTCCGGAGTGGCTGGGGTCCCGCTGGCCCCCCAGGAGGATCTGGCGGCCCTGACCCGGCCTGATTTCCCGCTCCTGGCCCAGACCGCCTGCCTTGGCCAGCCGCTCATCTATCTCGACTACGCCGCCACCAGCCAGAAGCCCGCCCAGGTGCTGGAGGCCCTGCAGCATTACTACGGACACGACAACGCCAATGTGCACCGCGGTGCTCACCAGCTGAGTGCCCGTGCCACCGAGCAGTTCGAGGCGGCCCGCGACAGCGTCGCCCGCTTCATCGGTGCCGCCAGTGCCCGGGAGATCGTCTACACCCGCAACGCCAGCGAGGCGATCAACCTGGTGGCGCGCACCTGGGGTGAGGCCAGTCTGCGCCCCGGTGATGAGGTGTTGCTGACGGTGATGGAGCACCACAGCAACCTGGTGCCCTGGCAGCTGCTGTCGGCTCGCACCGGCTGCGTGCTGCGCCATGTGGGCCTGACCGAGAGCGGTGAGCTGGATCTCGACGATCTGCGATCCAAGCTCAATGAGCGCACCCGCCTGGTGAGCCTGGTGCAGGTGAGCAACACCCTCGGCTGCCTCAACCCGATCGCCGAGATCGCCGCCCTCGCCCACGACGCCGGCGCCCTGCTGCTGGTGGATGCCTGTCAGAGCCTGCCGCACCTTGCGGTGGACGTGAAACAGCTCGGCTGCGATTTCCTGGTGGGCTCCTCCCACAAGTTCTGCGGACCCACCGGCATGGGCTTTCTGTGGGGCCGCGAGGCGCTGCTGGAGGCGATGCCGCCGTTCCTTGGTGGTGGCGAGATGATCCAGGATGTGTATCTGGAACACAGCAGCTGGGCGGATCTGCCCCACAAGTTCGAGGCGGGCACGCCGGCGATCGGTGAGGCGATCGGCATGGGTGCCGCCATCTCCTACCTCGAGGCGATCGGCATGGAGCGCATTCATGCCTACGAGCAGCGGCTGACCCGGCACCTGTTCACGCGGCTCCAGGCGATCGACGGGCTGCGGATTCTGGGGCCCACGCCCGAGCAGCAGCCGCACCGGGCCGCCCTGGCGGCCTTCCATGTCGACGGCCTGCATGCCAATGACATCGCCGCCCTGCTCGATTCGGCCGGCATCTGCATCCGCAGTGGCCACCACTGCACCCAGCCGCTGCATCGCCACTACGGCCTGAGCGCCACGGCTCGAGCCAGCCTGGCCTTCACCAGCACCTTTGAGGAGATCGATCGCTTCGCCGAGGAGCTGCAGAGCACGATCGGCTTTCTGCGCGAGCACAGCTGAGCCGCGGCGATGCCGATCACCTCTCTGCTGGCCACCAGCCCGTTCGCCGGGGGTCTGCTGCTCGCGGCTCTCGAGATGGTGGCCAGCCTGGTGGTCGATCTGTCGCAGCAGCAGCTGCGCGCCTATGACGCCGCCGGTCGGCTGATCTACCGGGCACCCGTCTCCACTGGACTTCCCGCCACCCCCACCCCGATCGGACAGTTCCAGGTGGTCGGTCGTTATGCCGAAACGACCCTCACCGGCGCCGATTACCGGGTGCCGGGCGTGCGCGATGTGCTCTGCCTGGGCGGCGGCGGCCTCAGGCGGGATGCCATCTGCCTGCATCCGGCCCCCTGGCAGGAAGAGGCCCGCCAGTGTTTCGGGGTACGGCGCAGCCACGGTTGCGTGCGGCTGAGCAGCGCCACGGCCCGCTGGCTGTTCGAGCGCACCACCGTCGGCACGCCGGTGACGATTCAGGAGTGATTCCGCTTCAACGCTGATTCGGCGGGGACATCGCGATGGCGTTGCATGGGGTCAGTGGCCAGGGGCGCGGGGGCAGCCCATTCCGTTGCGGTCTCAAAGCGTTGTCCCGACCCAGGTGGGGCCGATGGCCGGCAGCATGGCCTGGCGGAGCCCCGAACGGATGCAGGACAGCAGTGCGAGCAGCCTCCCCGTCGTCGTGAGTTCCGGCATGGGGGGCCTGGCCTCGATGGGCGCCACCGGGAGGGGAGTCAGAACGATCGTGAGGCGCAATCGGCGCTTGCCCCTCGTCCTGGCGCCGTTGCTGCTGCTCAGCGCATGCGGGCCCAGGCCGCCGCAGGCGCCCTTCCCGGTTCAGACCCTCGCCGATGCCGGACTCAGGCCCCTGAGCGCCGAGGCCCTGCAGGCCTGTGCCACACGACTGGGACTGCCGGCGGAGCTGCCCCGCCCGGCCGACCGCACCAACTACGGCGAACGGCAGCGCCTCGATGCCTTCGGCAGGGAGGTGCCGCATACGCCCCAGCTGATCGTGCTGCATGAAACCGTGATCTCAGCGCCGGACACCGTCAGGCTGTTCGCCACACCCCACCCCAGGGATGACGATCAGGCCAGCTATCACCTGTTGGTCGATCGCCTTGGGAACCGGCTGCGGATCGTGCCCGATGCCGGCCGGGCGTTCGGGGCGGGCATGGCGGCGTTCGGCGATTTCACGGTGCGCATCCGGCCGCAATCGGTGGGTTCGCTGAACAATGTGGCCCTGCATCTCAGCCTGGAGACGCCGCCCGATGGCCGCGGCGACGACGATGCCCATTCGGGCTACACCGAAGCCCAGTACAAGGCGGCTGCGGCGCAGGTGCTGCTCTGGCAGGCGGCCCACGGCATCCCGATGACCCGTGTGACCACCCACCAGGCAGTGGACCGCAGCCGCTCGCGCCGCGATCCGCGCAGCTTCCGCTGGGACCGCTTCGAGGCGGCCTGGCGTCAGGCGGTGCAGGCCTGCGGGCTGCCTGCGCAGGCTTACGATCGCGGCCGGGCGACGATCTGAGGGGCTGGAGCCGAGATGGAGTTCACCAGCCCTGGATCTGACCGCGTGGGCGAGCTGACAGAGCTCTTCCGTACCAGCTTTGCCGCCTCCGAAGGTGAGGCTGAGGGTGAGGCGATCGCCAGGCTTGTCTCCAGGTTGTCCAGGGCGATCGATGCGGAGCGTCTGTTCTGCTTCGGTGCTGAGGAGGATGATGCCCTTGTGGCCGCGATCTTCTTTTCCGAACTTGTCTTCGCCGCCGATGTGCGCGTGTTCATGCTCGCTCCCGTCGCGGTGCTGCGGCCCTTCCAGCGGCGTGGAATCGGGAAGGATCTGATCCGTTTCGGCCTGGGTGTCATGCAGCAGCGCGGTGTGGAGATTGCGGTCACCTATGGAGATCCGGCCTTCTATGGCAAGGTCGGCTTTCTGCCGCTGGCGGAGTCCAGCCTGAGGGCGCCGATGCCGCTCTCCATGCCCCAGGGCTGGCTCGGACAGTCGCTCACAGGCGAGGCGATCCCCACCCTGATCGACCGTCCATCCTGTGTTGCTGCGTTCGAAGACCCCCACTTTTGGTGAGATCGCGCTCGCTTGATGCTGGCGCCGCAGCTGCAGCGTTACTGTTGCGCCACCTCAGCTCAAGTCATGTCCGTTCTCGGCCGCGCGGCCATTCTTCAGGCGATCGAGCAGGGTGACATTCAGATCACGCCCTTTGCAGCGGAACGGGTGGGGCCCGCCTCGGTGGATCTCACGCTCGCCAATTCCTTCCGGGTGTTCCGCAAGGTGCATCAGGTGATCGAGGTGCGCGAACACACCGACTATCGCGAGCTCACCGAGAAGATCACCGTTGCCGATGGCCGTCACATCCTGATCATGCCGGGAGAAACGATCCTCGGCATCACGCAGGAGCGTCTGCGGCTGGGGCCCGGTCTGTGCGGCTGGCTGGAGGGGCGCAGCCGTTTCGCCCGTCTGGGCCTGATGGTGCATATCAGCGCCCCCTTCATGGGTCCCGGCATCGACAGTCAGCAGGTGCT
It contains:
- a CDS encoding DUF4912 domain-containing protein, which codes for MATQTLRQLRQIASELGVTLYSRKTKEELLEAISARQEDSDLPIESLMRDEPPMAAPVQRSDAETRVVFLPRDPQWAYVFWDIADADRDQALAAGASQLCLRVADVTGLAPGSAHPHTLQEVVVDAHACEWYLPVPLSDRDYRVELGYRKGAAGGWISLAFSSVARVPALHPSEQILDQFVPFSLDPGNAPAPAPLTPAAADTGLHERLYQSATTGWRRLGRGSEAFHEFAEHDSSLSGEGFSASAAGVWASGRSESGAGLPPRQRSFWLVADAELIVYGATDPAARLTIGGEDVPLSPDGTFRIQVPFRDGQQLYPIEAIAADGEQRRNITLEFRRTTPEDNSNPASQAVAEWF
- a CDS encoding phycobilisome rod-core linker polypeptide; translation: MALPLLKYAPTSQNSRVDALRVGSDEDPRAASMDKAMDREDQNFVIESAYRQIFFHAFKVDRDRTLESQLRDGQITVRDFIRSLCLSDTFTRSFYNLNNNYKVARHLVEKLLGRPTHGKSEEIAWSAVLMTRGVRGMVDDILDSQEYLDAFGYDTVPYHRNRVVGSREVGETPFNLTSPRYDEYYRGIFGFPQIVYTGTAKAFPQRAQQRRGGFPEDYLPWVRTLPALRGVGSAQGNTGMDYLSKVPYRSISR
- a CDS encoding phycobiliprotein lyase; this encodes MSGSIPDALHFFRLSCGRWRSQRSSHHLLHRRAEAGGSWIEVVELKPDDPRLQAIATLHGQDPGALVGGCRVTWSGSMAWDKAGEAHEGESVFGLIPLDDRGRAGLLLRDRGYAETAPVAGRFAMDERDGLLLTTEYETMQSLERFSFAGPDVRLRTSTVQGLSNTASFCVETRITAMEAGEPGAAVTTTGKDAPLTALGW
- the sufR gene encoding iron-sulfur cluster biosynthesis transcriptional regulator SufR, which gives rise to MVAAVPAGNDTPTPQPSGSGGTTSQATTREAALTLLLREGEATAADLAHRLGVSVQVMRRHLRSLEEDGLVEACSSHDGPGRPSNRWHLTAQGHERFPDGSEHFALGLLQSISSSLPPETLRALLNDQARSKATLYRQRIGEGTLHERLERLVELRRQEGYVAELRADAELPSSAAPHQGGWILSEFHCSVMRIAEEFPMVCDQELQLIRHTFPDCQVERVHWRLEDDHFCGFRLSPGHVSA
- a CDS encoding ferredoxin-thioredoxin reductase catalytic domain-containing protein gives rise to the protein MSDAATGSSVNASSAAPAPQASDSLEVIRKFAETYAQRTGTYFCSDPGVTAVVLEGLARHKDELGGALCPCRHYEDKEAEVAQAFWNCPCVPMRERKECHCMLFLTEDNPFRGEKQTISIEEIQSHVAG
- the sufB gene encoding Fe-S cluster assembly protein SufB is translated as MSSPAASVGDLVSQPYKYGFVTDIETEKIAKGLSEDVVRLISSKKQEPAFLLDFRLRAYRQWLQMQEPDWAALGYPAIDYQEIIYYAAPKQQAKKASLDEVDPKLLETFDKLGIPLSEQKRLSNVAVDAVFDSVSIATTYKEKLAEHGVVFCSISEAVKEHPELIEKYLGTVVPSNDNYFAALNSAVFSDGSFVFIPKGVECPMELSTYFRINSGDTGQFERTLIVAEEGASVSYLEGCTAPMFDTNQLHAAVVELVALDDASIKYSTVQNWYAGDENGVGGIYNFVTKRGQCRGARSRISWTQVETGSAITWKYPSCVLQGEDSVGEFYSVALTNNRQQADTGTKMIHVGPRSRSTIVSKGISAGQSSNSYRGLVQIGPKAVGARNYSQCDSMLIGDRAAANTYPYIRSQQPSANVEHEASTCRISADQLFYLQSRGIGFEEAVSMMVSGFCRDVFNQLPMEFAAEADKLLALKLEGSVG
- the sufC gene encoding Fe-S cluster assembly ATPase SufC, whose translation is MIRPDAPVLLEIRDLHARVEDQPILHGVNLTLRAGEIHAVMGRNGSGKSTLSKVLAGHPAYSVTSGSVLFQGENLLELDPEQRARIGLFLGFQYPIEIPGVSNLEFLRVATNARRAQKGDDELDTFAFEDLVRERLAVVQMDPAFLERSVNEGFSGGEKKRNEILQMALLEPLVAILDETDSGLDIDALRIVAGGVNHLASPDNATLLITHYQRLLDVITPDYVHVMAKGRILRTGGKELALELEERGYDWVDQELAALEVA
- the sufD gene encoding Fe-S cluster assembly protein SufD, with product MVAASLSRPAAAPAWSQALLQALPAPAGVLAPVQQRGRDALAALPLPSRRDEAWRFTPLEVLTALDPSLLTLGAEPPVSLPAAASGTVRLVLDGRGDPLAGVTLPEGLSPLSEAELQQRLGQTLEANGCREAWPVLLNKAAAGQLLALRVQGPVQPVLELVCDAGGEACLLPVRILLVLEAGASLAVLQVHRSRGANLSSVVVEAQLGEGARLQHGLLAHGHSEAALLAHLAVCQEPGSELSLSSATAGWGLLRFEPRVQQAGGQAQTTLRALQLVSGHQLADTHSQVAFEGPEGRLDQLHKVVAGDAGRSVFNGAVRVPRAAQRTDASQLSRSLLLSERARVDTKPELEIVADDVRCAHGATVSQLQQDELFYLQSRGIGADRAAALLLRGYCEEILRSLPSAAAAWQPLPTLLGETTD
- a CDS encoding SufS family cysteine desulfurase; this encodes MTLTPTARSEEASGPVCRDTETLAESAAAQAAGIATGSPADAAGSGVAGVPLAPQEDLAALTRPDFPLLAQTACLGQPLIYLDYAATSQKPAQVLEALQHYYGHDNANVHRGAHQLSARATEQFEAARDSVARFIGAASAREIVYTRNASEAINLVARTWGEASLRPGDEVLLTVMEHHSNLVPWQLLSARTGCVLRHVGLTESGELDLDDLRSKLNERTRLVSLVQVSNTLGCLNPIAEIAALAHDAGALLLVDACQSLPHLAVDVKQLGCDFLVGSSHKFCGPTGMGFLWGREALLEAMPPFLGGGEMIQDVYLEHSSWADLPHKFEAGTPAIGEAIGMGAAISYLEAIGMERIHAYEQRLTRHLFTRLQAIDGLRILGPTPEQQPHRAALAAFHVDGLHANDIAALLDSAGICIRSGHHCTQPLHRHYGLSATARASLAFTSTFEEIDRFAEELQSTIGFLREHS
- a CDS encoding L,D-transpeptidase, which gives rise to MPITSLLATSPFAGGLLLAALEMVASLVVDLSQQQLRAYDAAGRLIYRAPVSTGLPATPTPIGQFQVVGRYAETTLTGADYRVPGVRDVLCLGGGGLRRDAICLHPAPWQEEARQCFGVRRSHGCVRLSSATARWLFERTTVGTPVTIQE